One Streptomyces formicae genomic window, GTCATCGCCTCCGGAATCGGCGGCGTGACCACCCTGCTCGACCAGTACGACGTGCTCAAGGAGAAGGGCGTACGCCGCGTCTCCCCGCACACCGTGCCGATGCTGATGCCCAACTCCCCGGCGGCCAACGTCGGCATCGAGCTGGGCGCCCACGCGGGCGTCCACACCCCGGTGTCGGCCTGCGCCTCGGGCGCGGAGGCCATCGGCTACGCGATCGAGATGATCCGCACCGGCCGCGCCGACGTCGTCGTCGCGGGCGGCACGGAGGCGGCGATCCACCCGCTGCCCATCGTCGCGTTCGGCAACATGATGGCGATGTCCAAGAACAACGACGACCCGCAGGGCGCCTCGCGTCCCTACGACGCGGACCGCAACGGCTTCGTGCTCGGCGAGGGCGCCGGTGTGATCGTCCTGGAGTCCGAGGAGCACGCCAAGGCCCGCGGCGCGAAGATCTACGCGGAGGCCGTCGGCCAGGGCATCTCGGCCGACGCGCACCACATCACGCAGCCCGAGCCGTCCGGCAACGGCATCGCCGCGGCGCTGCAGCACCTGCTCGACACCACCGACCTCAAGCCCGCCGAGATCGTGCACGTGAACGCGCACGCGACCTCGACGCCGCAGGGCGACGTCGCGGAGATCAAGGCGCTGCGCCAGGCGTTCGGCGACGACGTCGACCACATGGCGATCGCGAGCACCAAGTCGATGACGGGTCACCTGCTCGGCGGCGCGGGCGGCGTGGAGACCGTGGCCACGGTCCTCGCGCTCAAGCACCGCATCGCCCCGCCGACGATCAACATCGAGAACCTCGACCCCGAGGTCGACGCGGACATCATCCGCGACGAGGCCCGCCCGCTGCCCGAGGGCAGGATCGCGGCGCTGAACGACTCGTTCGGCTTCGGCGGCCACAACGTCGTCCTGGCGTTCCGGAGCGTCTGACCCGGCAGGACGTACATCACGCGTGACGCGAAGGGGCCCCACCGAGCGGTGGGGCCCCTTCGCGTCGTCTCAGTCCTGCGTCACACCACTTGGTGCAGCCAGCGCACCGGCGCGCCCTCGCCCGCGTACCTGAACGGCTCCAGCTCGTCGTCCCAGGGCTTGCCGAGCAGCTTGGCGAGCTCGGCCTCCAGGACGCTCTCGCCCCGCTGGGAGCGGGCCAGGGCGGCGCGCAGCCGGTCCTCCGGGATCAGGATGTCGCCGTGGATGCCGGTCACGGCGTGGAAGATGCCGAGCTCGGGCGTGGCGCTGTAGCGCTCGCCCTCCGCGCTCGCGCAGGGCTCCGCCGTGACTTCGAAGCGCAGCAGATCCCAGCCGCGCAGCGCGGAGGCGAGCTTGGAGGCGGTGCCCACCGAGCCCTGCCAGGAGAATTCGGATCTCCAGGTGCCCGGCGCCGCGGGCTGCCTGATCCAGTCGAGGCTCACGCGCGCGCCGAGTACGCCCGCGACAGCCCACTCGACGTGTGGGCACAGCGCGCGCGGAGCGGAGTGCACGTACAGAACTCCACGTGTCGTCACCGGGACCTCCAGTGTGGGTCGAGGTTCGCCTTCCCCAGCGGCCTCGCGCCCGTGCCGAGCGATTTTCCCCAAGAAGCAATTTTCCCGAAGACTAGAGAAAACCAGAAAAAGGGGACAGATCTGACGTGATGTAATTTAGCGGAACCAATGCGGCGGTGCGTCACCGGGTGGATCATCCGCCCTGTCGCCGCCGTGACAGCAGAGGCCGGGCAGCTACGGGCCGAGGCTACCGTGCGGCGGCGCAAGGAGTGTGACGTACCGTCGGTCCGGAGGCCAGGAAACTCCGACCTTTCACCCGGCGGGGCGCAACCCCGGGCACGCGCATGACGTCACGTTGAACGACAGAGGGGACCAGGGGATGCGAAATCGCAGGCACCGCTCGCGTGCCGTCGTCGCCGTCGCGACGGCGGCTCTTCTCGGCACCACCGCCCTCACGGCGTGCGACGCGCAGGGCGGCGACGCCTCGGCTCCCGGCGGGTCGGCAGCGCAGCGGAAGCCCTCCCCGAAACCCACGCCCACCTGGGACACCTCGCCCCGTTCGCTGGCCGCGGTCGGTGACTCCATCACCCGTGGCTTCGACGCCTGCTCGGTGCTCTCGGACTGCCCCGAGGTGTCCTGGGCGACCGGCACGGACAGCGAGGTGCGCAGCCTGGCGACTCGTCTCCTCGGGAAACGGCGGGCCGCTTCGCACAGCTGGAACCACGCCAAGACCGGCGCCCGCATGTCCGACCTGAACGGCCAGATCGAACAGGCGGCGACCGAGCGGCCCGAGCTGATGACGGTGATGGTCGGCGCCAACGACGCCTGCCGTTCGACGGCGGCCTCGATGACGCCGGTCGCCGAGTTCCGGGCCGATTTCGAGGAGGCCATGCGCACGCTGCGCCGCTCGCTGCCCAGGACCCAGGTGTACGTCGCGTCCGTCCCCGACCTGAAGCGGCTCTGGTCCCAGGGCCGCACCAATCCGCTGGGCAAGCAGGTGTGGAAGCTGGGCATCTGCTCCTCGATGCTGGCCGAGCCGGACGATCTGGACGCGGCGGCGAGCGAGCGGCGCGACTCGGTGCGGGACCGGGTGGTCGCGTACAACGAGGTGCTCGAGGACGTGTGCGGGAAGGACAAGCACTGCCGGTACGACGGCGGGGCGGTGTTCGACTACCGCTTCGACGGCGACCAGTTGAGCCACTGGGACTGGTTCCACCCCAGCAAGAACGGCCAGTCGCGCCTGGCCGAGCTGGCCTACCGACAGGTCACGGCGGCGAAACCCGCGAGGTAGGGCACCGCGTAGTCTCGCGATCATGCGCAGTGAACTCTTCGGGACGCTCCCCGACGGCACGCCCGTCCACCGCTGGACCCTGGAAAGGGGCGGGGTGCGGGTACGCGTCCTGACGTACGGCGGCATCGTGCAGTCGGCGGAAGTTCCCGACCGCTCGGGGCGAGTCGCGCAGGTGGCGCTGGGGTTCGAGGGGCTCCAGGGGTATCTCGCGCACCCCGGTCCCTACTTCGGGGCGCTGGTGGGGCGGTACGCGAACCGGATCGCGGGCGGTGCCTTCGCGCTGGACGGGCGCACGTACCGCCTCGCGCGCAACAACGGCCCCAACGCCCTGCACGGCGGCGAGCGCGGCTTCGACAAGCACGTCTGGGACGCGGAGCCGGACGGCGCGCACGGGGTGCGGCTCTCGCGGGTCTCCCCCGACGGCGAGGAGGGCTATCCCGGGCGCCTCGCGGTCGCGGTGACGTACTCCCTCGACGGGGCGGGCGCGCTGCGGATCGCGTACGAGGCGACGACGGACGCGCCGACCGTCGTGAACCTCACCAACCACACGTACTGGAACCTCGCGGGGGCGGGGGCGGGCAGTGCTCTGGGGCACGAGGTGCGGATCGCGGCGTCCCGGCTCACCCCGGTGGACGGCTCCGGGATTCCCACGGGGGCGTACGAGGAGGTGGGCGGGACCCGGTTCGACTTCCGCTCCGCGCGGGCGGTAGGTCCCGGCCTCGACCACAACTACGTACTGGACAAGGGGGGCACGGCCGAGCCCGTCGAGGTGGCTTCGCTGTGCGACCCCGGGTCCGGGCGGGTACTGACCGTGTCCACGACCGAGCCGGGGCTTCAGTTGTACACGGCTGACCACTTCGCGCCCGACCTGCCGTTCGCCCCGGGGGGCGGGATCGCGCTGGAGACCCAGCACTTTCCCGACTCTCCCCATAGGCCCGGGTTTCCCTCGACGGTTCTGCGACCGGGTGGGGTCTTCTCGTCGGAGACCGTTTACGGTTTCTCGGGTCGGTGAACATCTGCGGGTGCTTCGTGGTTGCTCGCGCAGTTCCCCGCGCCCCTGACGGGGCTCCCGCCCCTCTCAGGCGATCAGTGTCTCCGTCAGGCGGCGGTCCGCGATCGAGTGGGACGCCTCCACCTCGTATGAACCGCCTTGGTAAGCCCATGCGTTGGCGTTCTCGTCCCAGATCTCGAAGGCCCTGCGCGGGAGTTCGACGGTGACCTCGACGCTCTCGCCCGGTGCCGCCTCGACGCTCGCGCAGCCCGCGAGCCAGCGGGCGGGGCGCGTGCCGTCGTTGTCGGCGGGGGCCAGGTAGACCTGGACGACCTCGCGGCCCGTGCGCTGACCGGAGTTGCGGACACCGATCGTGGCCGTGGCACCCTCGACCGTCAGCGACTCGTACGTCCAGTCGGTGTAGCCGAGGCCGTGACCGAAGGCGTACGAGGGGGTGGCCGACGCCTTCTCCCAGGCGCGGTAGCCGATGAACACGCCCTCGTCGTAGGCGAGTTCACCGTCGACCGGGGTGACGTCGGTAACCGGCGCCGCGGCGAGGTCGCCCCAGGTGGTGGGGAGTCGGCCGCCGGGCTCCTCGGCGCCGAGCAGCACGTCGGCGAGGGCCGCGCCGCCCTCCTGCCCGGGGAGCCAGCCGAGCAGGACCGCGGCGACGTCGTGGCGCCACGGAAGCTCCACCGGGGAGCCGGAGTTGACGACGACCACGGTGTTCGGGTTGGCCTCGGCGACGGCGCGAACGAGGTCGTCCTGACGGCCGGGGAGCGCGAGGTCCTTGCGGTCGAAGCCCTCGGACTCGACGCGTTCGGTGGTGGCGACGACCACGACGGCGGTGTCGGCGTTCCGCGCGGCCTCGACGGCCTCGGCGATCAGTTCGTCGGGGTCACGGCGCGGGCCGAGGTGGACGAGGCAGAACATGACGCCGGGCAGCGGGGCCTTGTACTCCTTGTCCAGCGGGTGCAGGAGGGAGATCTCGACGGGCTCGCCCGCGGTGAGCGTCACCTTGCCGCGCTCGACCGGCGAGCCGAAGAACGCCTCGAAGGGGTCGGCGTCGGAGTCCATCTCCTGGACGCCGTCGTAGAGGACCTCGCCGCCGACGGTGAGGGTGAAGGCGCCGAGGCCGCGCGTGCCGAAGGAGTGCTCGCCGCTCTCGCGCGGGGTGAAGGTGCCCCTCACCTCGATGCTCGCCATGGTCTCGTGGGTGACGCCCGCGGGCAGGTCGTCGCCGATCCACTGGACCTGGCCGGTCGGCAGGCTGCCCTCGCCGAGCAGTTCGCCCGCGGCGTCGCGGCAGCGGGCGCGCAGGGCGAACCCCTGGTCGGCCGGGGCGAGTTCGTCGCTGGGGTCGGCTCCGACGGCGTAGCTCAGGGAGCCGTCGGGCAGGGCGGCGGTCAGGCCGTCGAGCGGGGAGACCGTACGGGCGGGGAAGACGGTGGCCGAGCCGCCGCCGAGGATGCGGGCGTCACGG contains:
- the fabF gene encoding beta-ketoacyl-ACP synthase II is translated as MNSTNRTVVVTGIGATTPLGGDAASTWEGLLAGRSGVSLLEQDWAAELPVRIAGQIAVEPGEVIPRPQARKLDRSAQFALIAAKEAWADAGYTAKAGEDTSVDPNRLGAVIASGIGGVTTLLDQYDVLKEKGVRRVSPHTVPMLMPNSPAANVGIELGAHAGVHTPVSACASGAEAIGYAIEMIRTGRADVVVAGGTEAAIHPLPIVAFGNMMAMSKNNDDPQGASRPYDADRNGFVLGEGAGVIVLESEEHAKARGAKIYAEAVGQGISADAHHITQPEPSGNGIAAALQHLLDTTDLKPAEIVHVNAHATSTPQGDVAEIKALRQAFGDDVDHMAIASTKSMTGHLLGGAGGVETVATVLALKHRIAPPTINIENLDPEVDADIIRDEARPLPEGRIAALNDSFGFGGHNVVLAFRSV
- a CDS encoding glycoside hydrolase family 3 protein — its product is MAGRKATEDTRADRAREAVVDAALGRLDLDAKARLLGGREVWSLHALPEIGLKSLVLSDGPIGVRGVRWTADDPSIALPSPTALAATWDQDLARRAGALLAQEARRKGVHVLLAPTVNLQRSPLGGRHFEAYSEDPYLTGVIGTGYVQGVQSGGVGTTVKHFVGNDAETDRFTVDNTIGARALRELYLAPFEAIVENAHPWGIMTAYNQVNGVTMTEHRYLVNEVLRGEWGFDGCNVSDWVAARSTTGDIEGGLDLAMPGPRTVYGEPLAAAVRAGEVEEGTVDEAVRNVLRLAARVGVLDGAEPVVAEPPAEIDGEALAREIARRSFVLVRNEGGVLPLASTGSVALSGAAARDARILGGGSATVFPARTVSPLDGLTAALPDGSLSYAVGADPSDELAPADQGFALRARCRDAAGELLGEGSLPTGQVQWIGDDLPAGVTHETMASIEVRGTFTPRESGEHSFGTRGLGAFTLTVGGEVLYDGVQEMDSDADPFEAFFGSPVERGKVTLTAGEPVEISLLHPLDKEYKAPLPGVMFCLVHLGPRRDPDELIAEAVEAARNADTAVVVVATTERVESEGFDRKDLALPGRQDDLVRAVAEANPNTVVVVNSGSPVELPWRHDVAAVLLGWLPGQEGGAALADVLLGAEEPGGRLPTTWGDLAAAPVTDVTPVDGELAYDEGVFIGYRAWEKASATPSYAFGHGLGYTDWTYESLTVEGATATIGVRNSGQRTGREVVQVYLAPADNDGTRPARWLAGCASVEAAPGESVEVTVELPRRAFEIWDENANAWAYQGGSYEVEASHSIADRRLTETLIA
- a CDS encoding SGNH/GDSL hydrolase family protein, with product MRNRRHRSRAVVAVATAALLGTTALTACDAQGGDASAPGGSAAQRKPSPKPTPTWDTSPRSLAAVGDSITRGFDACSVLSDCPEVSWATGTDSEVRSLATRLLGKRRAASHSWNHAKTGARMSDLNGQIEQAATERPELMTVMVGANDACRSTAASMTPVAEFRADFEEAMRTLRRSLPRTQVYVASVPDLKRLWSQGRTNPLGKQVWKLGICSSMLAEPDDLDAAASERRDSVRDRVVAYNEVLEDVCGKDKHCRYDGGAVFDYRFDGDQLSHWDWFHPSKNGQSRLAELAYRQVTAAKPAR
- a CDS encoding DUF3145 domain-containing protein codes for the protein MTTRGVLYVHSAPRALCPHVEWAVAGVLGARVSLDWIRQPAAPGTWRSEFSWQGSVGTASKLASALRGWDLLRFEVTAEPCASAEGERYSATPELGIFHAVTGIHGDILIPEDRLRAALARSQRGESVLEAELAKLLGKPWDDELEPFRYAGEGAPVRWLHQVV
- a CDS encoding aldose epimerase family protein, with the protein product MRSELFGTLPDGTPVHRWTLERGGVRVRVLTYGGIVQSAEVPDRSGRVAQVALGFEGLQGYLAHPGPYFGALVGRYANRIAGGAFALDGRTYRLARNNGPNALHGGERGFDKHVWDAEPDGAHGVRLSRVSPDGEEGYPGRLAVAVTYSLDGAGALRIAYEATTDAPTVVNLTNHTYWNLAGAGAGSALGHEVRIAASRLTPVDGSGIPTGAYEEVGGTRFDFRSARAVGPGLDHNYVLDKGGTAEPVEVASLCDPGSGRVLTVSTTEPGLQLYTADHFAPDLPFAPGGGIALETQHFPDSPHRPGFPSTVLRPGGVFSSETVYGFSGR